From the genome of Monomorium pharaonis isolate MP-MQ-018 chromosome 1, ASM1337386v2, whole genome shotgun sequence:
ctgaGAACAAGATTATTCCGCGCGAACCCTTGACAGTTAAGTCCCTTGAACTTTATGAGTCACCGTATAGATCTAATCCCAGAATTTTATCGCTCAAGATGCGCGTCGCAGCGCGCTTTTACTTCGTTTCAGTCGCTCTGAGCTAAATTATTGCTGTCAGTACGTTCCGGATAGGCTTTTTGCTTGTTTCCTTATATAAAAGCTACGTTGTGTTATAAAGCACTCAAGATTATTAGAAAGCGTGCCGTGCTAGCTGCTctgtttcttaattttctgaaGATCAACATACCCTTATAGTGTTACGATTAATCTTCTCTTTTGCTTCAAAGAAATCGTGATTAAAGTAAAGGAATCGTGATCGAGCAAATAGTACACACACTTGTAGTGTTTTGTGATTATCGGCTTTAAAATTTACTACAcgttaacatattaatatgtaaaccATTTATTGTAGGCCAACTCCAAACGTTatcacattattaaattattactgtcatatattaaaatattaaattaatgtaacggTATATATATGCACAATGTTAATAATCATTCATTAGTAACGAGGCAGttgatacatttattaataattggaAAACAGATGTATCCGATGTAACTATGAAAACAGACAGGAAGATGTTAATCCAATCATGGGTCGTAAAAGCGAGAGATTCTCCACGTAACATACATAATTCTTACACTGCAACGTTGAGCAACCGAAACGTATAATGCACGTCGTATTTTCGCTCCCCGTTATCGTAGAATCGTATGAGTGTACAGAGATGCAGCCGTACAACGCCGTGCATAGCATCGTGCGCCATTGCCATGCGGAGGTTTCGCTTGAATTTCACCAAACAATGCGACGATTAATGCCAATGACACATACGCGTCATCTGGAGTACGCGAGGGCTCGCGTAAGTGTCGGGGTTCCGTGCTGAGATAGGACAATGCGAAATCTCCATCATGACATCATATCTGCAGCCCGATGTAATCCCGTATTAGGCGAATCTAGAAACGCGACCCAGCTACGGTTTCGTGGCTTTTAAACACTTTATCATTCTGATGCGAATCTTGTATGAGTTAAACTTgattgcatatatatgtaacgGAGGAAATATTTATAGCGAGATAAAAATTTCGTCTGCCGAAATTAGTCATTCTTTAAATCGCATGcggtatattttaatgttgcatgattctaatttttaatgtaatacgcgattctaattaaatattttattgtataatttttttcagtacgAAAGagctttttttcttgtaaaacgTTTAGAGTTTTTAATCTTGTATAAAGCGTTTGACTCTATTGCGTCCCTTGAGAGTTTGAAAATGTAATCCTTCCATTTTGCAAAAGCCGCGCTTTAAAGTTGCATGAAGATGGAGAATTCAGCTGAATCCAGGTACAACGGAACGGTTGCGACCGAAAACCCCGCCAGAATCTGTAGAATCGATTTCAATAGCCGGCTACCAAAAGCCGATTTTGCATTCGCACAGCGTGTTAGGTGCGCGCGGCACGACAGTTGCGACGCCTCTGTTTTCCTCGTCCCGTTCTTCAGCGCCAGCAACCCCATCGCTTCGTCAGGATGGATAGATTTTGTTTGGCTTTCAGCCGGCAACGCTAATGCCAATAACACGGCCGTGTCATCTCGAGAGCTCCAGCTGGCGCAGGTGCCGGATGCAGGACGAACCAGGACAAAACGAATCTCTCCATGGCAACGTCACTCCCGTCGAGAGGACGTCAACCCGCGATCGGTTAATACATCGAAGTTCCCGTAAAATGATCCGAAAAGCGCGATGTACGCTCTACCTGTCTCCGATCACGCCAAATACTTTCTCTTCCCATAGAGCAGAGAAGCTTTTACTCAATTTGATCATgtgatattatgtaaaatgaaAGGTTGCttcaatgtatatttttgcatttctttTATTCAGCAATGCATTAGAAATGTATCACTTTTCTAgcttaaagaaattttcaatGGATTATGTTCGAACAGACCTTGAAATGCCGATCTTTCGAatgatttgaaaaatgttcGCCCAAGCAAAATATTGATTACcggcatatatacatatatgtacatactgTGAGAGCGTTACCCTCTCGATCATCCATGAGAGGTAAAATATGCGAAACAAGATGAGATTTCGATAGCTTTCATCACATTTAGTTTAATCAATTTCACCGATGCGGCGATGGAGTTAATTTCATATCCGAAATTAAAGGACagaagttaattattttgttagcGTTTATTCGATGTATTTTATGAGCCACGATAGAACGACAAGTTGAAATTTCAATCGGCAATTCATTAAGCTTTTCATTCACACGTAACGTTATTATGCCTAAGTACATTTTCGAAATctcatcaaattaaaaattaatgaacgaTAATAAAAGACATGCGAGCATCCGGTTGTATAACGAATGGttcatatataaaacacaattattacagaacaaaattatttatgtatgtttttaatttcattaaattgtgGCATTACTCATTAAGCAAATTCATGTTTCAGCCGGTGAAAACTGTCTGACTTTCAAACCGTTGAATGGAAGAAtttcaataatgaataaaacaaaTCATTTCGAATGTCGATTGTTGCGCGGTTTTCACCAATTTCCAATTGACTAATTAGGGCCAATGAATGTAAATTTCACTTCGGAGAAACGCAGTCGTTAAAATTTCATCGACGATCTATTAAACTCGCCCACGGTTTTTTACGTGCTGAATAGTACATATTATGGAGTGCTAAAACTCGAGTAAAACTTACGTGCATTTTATCTGAAATCTTCGCAGGTTCGATCAAATTTAATCGATTCATTTCGAATTTAAACACATTACTGATagagagtaaaaaaaattcgacaGCAGATTGAGTGACGatattaaacaaacaaataagCTCTCGATTTATTTATCGAACGATGTATTATGCAAACCGCAGGCAACGCCGTAGGATAGATAAATATACCGTAGGGCACCTGATATTGACAGTCCATTTCTATGCATGcaggtatataatattatttcctcATATGGCCGTGGCCTATATACATACATCACGTGCTTTGATCCTCAGTAATGGAAAATTCGTACATCTCGATGCgcattacatatattactagtatataataagtttttaggtttttataatgtacatgtatcttaattaaaccgtttatgaagactgaattttatatatatagctgCCTCATTAATATAACATTCCACGGAATTAATTCAAGTGTGCGATAAAATGTCAGTTACcaaaataaagagatatattaataCCATTAAtctaattagaaataatatttatgaaacaaatACTCTCATTTTAATGCtcttgtttaaataaaatgcagcTTCATCAATTAACTGTTAttgaattaacaaaattatttttgtttagacTAATTCTGTTGAAGCTAcgtctttttttagaaaaaagcaAGTATATTGAGATGACGTATTGTACGTTTCCTTTTAGGTTTCCTGGGTGAGGCACCGAGATATACATCTGTTAACAGTTGGTCGTTACACTTATACCAGCGATCAACGCTTTGAGGCACTACACTCCCCTCATACGGAGGACTGGACCTTGAGGATACGATATCCTCAGCGTAAGGATTCCGGGATTTATGAGTGCCAAATATCTACGACCCCGCCCATCGGCCACCCCGTGTACTTAACGATAGTCGGTGAGCAAATAATTCAGtctctataattttatgttaatttttaactttctcTGATTCGCAAGAAGAAATGAAATCCAAGTAGAGCGACTTGTATATCTAAATATGAATATCATGTCAATATTGTACTCTATAACGATCTTATTGGCAAAACTCTcgaatttctaattttcttcGAGTTCTCCCTCGGTGACGAAACTTCAAAGTCGTACTTCACTTCATTGAGAGACATATTTATTTGGAGCGATATAAATTTCCTAGCAACATCATGAGTTTGACTCAAACGTTCCCTTGGATGCAATATAACTTCAAAAGTTTTAGTTGAAGAAAGTGCAGAGTTGTATCTTCTGTAGTTGGTTTGCGTTAATATAAACATCGTTTAATTAACTTCTGCATGCGAAGCGGAATTTTGATTCACAAAATTAGTCTCGACTTGTAGaaagcatatatatattgaaatcctgtttatattttcttttaaatattcttttaaatccAATTCCTTAatctaagttttttttatatgaaagatATTATTCTATATCTATAGTACATTTgtcactgaaaaaaaagtaatatatttaataagatatgttattgcgggctgccaattacacagatatatttaatacaataatatatgctattgcagtatcaacattgtacttgcattaatagcaaatattattatattgagtaGTTTAtctagttggcagcccgcaatcacatatgttattggctatattacatttttttctgtatataattacgcaatatcttctttaataatgaaatgtcTGCtagttaaacataaaaaaagtgaGGTGCACTCTACGCTtcacacatttatatttaagtatgaTATCGTATACCCTTGAAGATATCTCGTTAATGACCGTAGTGATAGTTTAAACAGGCCGTACAGGCAAGGAGGATTTTATCGACGCGACTTGACCCGAAAAGCTCGCTTTATGTTGGGCTCGGTTGAGGGTTGAGTGTTGagcgataaaaatattgtacacgATGAAAATATACAGCGAGAATTATATCGCCGGATTAATCAATCCTCTTGTCCAGTAACTACAGGCCACTTAAATCGATCGTTCTTCTTTGTTTTAGAGCCGGTAACCCTTATAATCGGAGCCCCGGACCTCTTCGTCAATAAGGGCAGCACTATCAATCTAACATGCGTCGTAAAATACGCTCCCGAGCCACCCCCAACGATGACCTGGAGTCATAACTCGGAGGTGAGTGTTACTCCCGCAAATAAATCACTGAGAGATAACAAATTTCTACACGTAGAGGCATAAACTTCTTAAACTTTCTAAACGGTTTTGATTTTTGTGTTTGCGTTGAAACAAAACTTCTATAATAGGATttgatttaaagttttaatttaaaaaattgggatCCTGCAGGCTTTACGTTTTGCTCGTACGAAGCAAGTAAATTACAGCaagttcaataaaatttgtttctataaTCACGgattagttttataattttcgcgTGCACAATGGTCCCGTCCCTCCCGGAATTCCAGACTGTGACTCGATGCTCTGTCTCCGATTTTCCGTCCGCAATTTATCTCGCGACGAGCAACGACGCCCTTTGCCGCGTCGAGCAACAACAGACACGCATGATTAATACGGTCTGTCGGCGCGTATTTTCTTCGCGATGGGAAAATGCATTTTGTGCTTTTAATACCACTTTGTGCAACGAAAGTTATTGTAAACGCGCATTTCACAGGACAGCACAAAGAGAGCACACTGTACCATGGAACCCATTAATATTGACGAACTCGTTAGAATAATTTTGCGACGTAACGTCCGCGGCGTCGCGTCGTGTCgcatcgcgtcgcgtcgcgtcgtttTATTCACGATGacgtgataatttttaattctcctCTGCGGGCCCGATATTTGTAATTCCGGGTACGGTATCGCGGCCGAGCGGAAATTATTCCGCGCGGCTAATGAGATGCTCGTACGTGTAGTAAAAACTAGCGAGCGagaaatcgataaaaaaaaaaaagtcgggGAGACAGTAATTTCTCGGCTGATTGCCGATACATCGGTATGTGCTGTCGGTCGCTGGAGATACTCGCGCCGCACACTCGCCGGGTATGTGCTTTTACTAGAATAAAAACAGCAGGTAATGCAATTTTCGCAAGGTACTATCGCGCACGTTGATCAAAGTGAAATGCGAAATAGAAAGACTggccgtgcgcgcgcgcggcagcCAAGAAACGAAATTATTTCCCGATTAATTCTCCGCGGTTTTCGATTCGCGGATAATCATTTATCCCGCAGCGCGATACACACGCGGCAAAGCGATTCTGCCGTACGCGGTGATGAGGTATGTGGAACGACTTCTTTTTCACGGAaggaaaaaacgaaaaaaaaaaagaaaccagCAAAAGAGGAAAGGCGAAGGATATTTTCCCATTCGGGGGCGTGCCGTTACGCGTGTCTATCCTCAAAGAGAATACGGAAGAAACGTATACGTTTCCTGTGCTATTCTTTACCTCGTACCTCGCAAGGAGAAGGTACCTTTTATCTTCCATCAAAGGGGCGTCATTGCGTTGTCATTGGAAAAAAGCGGGGATTCCATGAAAACGTAAGGAAACAGGGCGTCTTTGAGGGAGAACGATTGCGGGTGAGACTCCGCCGTGCGCACGACGTCCGCGCCTACATGTTCGATATTAGGCGATGCGAATCAAAAGAGGAGTTAGCCTTTATTTCCGGTATTACCAGAGCTCCCCGAAGCTATCATCAGTTCAGCTCCTCGGAAACTTACAATAGCATAAAGTTTCAGATAGGTACCTTCCAGATAGGTCTCATTTCCGACATATAATCGTGACGTAGCGAAAgctttaagtttattataataatttaattctttgcaAAGTTATGTATCATGTAATTTGaagaaagtttttatttctaaaaacagTTTAGTTTCGAATGAGTGAGAAAgataagttaattatttgaattgcaTTATGTAAACCATTAATGTTTTCTAATTGTttcttgttattaataattaaatcgcatcattattttgcattaaataacattgttattatGAACATTttcgattatattatatatgtaaatttcatGTCCTTCTACTAttggtattttatatatgtatatatctatatttctgCTTTCAATTAATACGCGAATACATCGTGCGTGTAATTTCattatatgagaaaaatacgAGTTGAgcaaaaatgttgtaattttgttCACAGGTTATCAATTTTGATTCTCCACGTGGCGGTATCAGTCTCGTCACGGAAAAGGGTCCCGAGACAACGAGTCGTTTGATGATCCAGAAAGCCGTGCCGAGCGATTCCGGGATCTATCGTTGCGAACCGAGCAACGCGAATCCTAGCAGCATAAAGGTGCACGTTGTTAAAGGTAAGCTGACATTTCCATACATGCGTACACCTCGCATCACTTATTATATactgtaaaacaattattttgttgaatctgatttctctctctctgcgatttgttttcattttcaatttttcacgaTCCGTCAAcgcgaattttttttatttctgatcAACATTTCGCGGTTTGCCggtaaattggaaaaaaatttgagcTCCAAGCGGCTTTACCGCAATTACAACGATTTGAGAGAAATGTGACGTTCGCCGTATCTCGCGTTGCGAGAGAACTCGTGGAAAGCTGCGCGAAAGTAACGTTGATTGACTTTTCTGTAAATATTGCAAGCTTCGAATTTACCTGACAAGTCGCGCTTTAAGTCTGAAATCGATGGTTGCGGCCAGTCGATTAGGCGCAGAACACCGCAGATAGATCTCTCTCGTACATACATGCAGTTACGAGATTCAGCGGATTTCgaaatcttgtttttttcttttgctctCTCATCGAACGCGGCGCATTCGATGACAAAGCATGATTTTCGCACGGAATCTCACGCAATTTCCGAGTACGTCCGGTTacgagagaaataaaatcaaagCGACGAAAGCGGATTGTTTTGTCCGTTTTGAAAGAAAGAGCTTTTTCGTTTTGTTCGTAACtcgatatatttttgaagCCGGCGAAATTTACAACTTTTGCCTCTTGCGCAGCAAGCAATCGGGTTGCACAGCGCGATGCGACTTTACATACGTAAAGCTTACAAGCTGATTGCACGTATTGTTTCATtgtctttaaatattacatatttatccGCGATCTAATCTGTCTACTTggtttaagtaaatttaagaggacttgaaaaaaatatttgaaaaaaacattcgtgatatagatgtaaaaaaattaaacagaaaGCTTAAGAGATTTGTTTCATCTTGATTATTAGTTGAGTGAATTGTAGACGCGTGATGAAATATGTCTTGAAACATATTTACCGATTATTATCAAGAGATTCGTCAATAATCTACAACGCGTAACCAATGGATCAATGTATTGCCCAAAGgctgatatattaattacaaatttgaaGCGTGTTGTTTGGAACAACAGCTGACAATTTGACCGGATGAAACGGTCCGTCTATGTGCGGTCGATATGTACCCAAGGGATGATATGTTATCGTCATCATGTGTGTGTCAGCATCATTTCTCTACGATATTGTTCTTGCATACGCCGTACACGTTGctttttttcctaaaattcAATACAGCGTATTCCTATtcgaatattttttgcttGTAACAATATTTACTTGCTCCTGTGctgtgcaaaaaaaaaaacagaacaaaccacgtatgtacatacacatatcCAAAGTTTCGCGTTAATGTTCATCATTTGTTACCACCTTGTCCTTCCTGCCGTCTGCGTAATTTACCAGAAAGCGTTTAAACTCGTTTTGTATCGGCAACTTCAATTTAGCCCGTCGTCTAAACTGATTAAACGTCCGGTGCATTATTAGTTTCAGACTTGCGAGGAATCTGTATCGGTTTTCGATTGAGTTGGTATTTGCTAATTTCTGGAGTACACGAAGAGAAGGGTGGATAATTACTtgagttttatataataatggcGCAAGATTAACATATGGagatgaaatttaaataaaattaaatagaatataaaagaaaaatttctattcATTCATCAAGTAtctcttcattttttatacttataatttttcatccaaatgaaaaaaatatatgttatataaaaggGTCACCGACGACAAATGAGCAAAAACaagatatgataaaaataaatgatatttgttaataaattagttcatatcatttatttttatcacatttgtTTCACTCGTTTGTGAACGTTGGGCTTCCcatattattctttatccgtttcatttatcttaatttaaaaactgagTACCAACGTGAATAATATAGAGCtcgcatgttttttttttgcacgcATGATAAAATCGTATAATCCACTTATAATCCATTCGTAGATTGCCATGTCGAAAATTTCTGTTGCAGAGGAGCATCCAGCTGCGATGTATCATGGGGACGGAAGCTCCTCGTACAGCAAGACACAGCcgatttgttttataattttagtaatagttaatataatgtttatataagaCGAGAAGACACACTTATCCCGACACACGATGAAATGAGAAGCGCGATCGCCAAGAATCGCGTGTTGCCTATTTAACGTCGTTAACGGTTTcttggataaatatttgtgcAGGGTAAAACCGAACATTaccatttacatttaaaaaaaaaagaaaaaacgaacTTCCGTGAccaaaagaattttcaaatatcagCACGGCACAATAATCGGTAAGAGCGTAGTATTTTGTTAACATATATCATCAAGAACAAATAACTTACGAcgtcaaaatttattgtattatttgtaaataaatttattgtatgtacatatcAATAAAACGATTGTCTTTATCTGAGGTTTTTGCATGAAACTGTCGAACCGTCATCGATTGCTGCCGAGGAGGCTGATTCTGATTTATTGAAGCAAATaactttacattaataaactttt
Proteins encoded in this window:
- the LOC105836444 gene encoding zwei Ig domain protein zig-8: MSTSLPTLVCFIICFGGIASCLRNFRTDFLEEWPTPGTGPHFDISMQSNFTGLVGKTVHLVCKVKNLGNRTVSWVRHRDIHLLTVGRYTYTSDQRFEALHSPHTEDWTLRIRYPQRKDSGIYECQISTTPPIGHPVYLTIVEPVTLIIGAPDLFVNKGSTINLTCVVKYAPEPPPTMTWSHNSEVINFDSPRGGISLVTEKGPETTSRLMIQKAVPSDSGIYRCEPSNANPSSIKVHVVKEEHPAAMYHGDGSSSYSKTQPICFIILVIVNIMFI